The genomic region ATTCGATGATCAATTTATGATATACTCAATGCAATGGAAGCTCAAAATCTGCGGTATTGCATTTCAAGTCAGTGATCATTTTACtatattattacataatgcgaATGTAGTGACCAGCTTATCCtagtataaatacaatgtatattttatgtattttagaTATATCACGTTCGTTGATAAGGGGGAAATGTTAACACATTGtttgtgcatatatatatatatatatatctttatatccgAAAATAAACTATACCTTGAACATTAAAAATACTGATTTACTATCTGTCTTTAAGTGTCTGACATTTCATCGAAGATATACATACAGATAGATTGCGGAACGTTTTGCAAAGGAATGACTTCTCTGCTTAGATTTATCATTACTATTtcaggtcacctgagacaaagatgcaagtgacctattctgatcgccttttgtccgtcgtcgtgcgccgtccgtcgTGGATCccaaaacaatttacatattcgAGTGACAGTTTGGATAAGGCACATGTTGGTCTGACTGACTCTCGGGGGATTATAGGCGGGGtcaaaaatggtaaaattgactaatatttcaaacatcaggtgaccgttaaggcccacgGGTATCTTGTTATGATCAGCTgccaaaatacaaatgtatgtaaaatacaaCCCGATTGGCGAAAGCTTAATCAATGCTCTGACTGCAATACGACAACATGATGGCCAGGTTAAGTTAATAATatgtaacgtcctatcaacagctaaggtcataaatcctctgtgtgcgagatgcatgtagtttttaggtcatctgacccgaagggtcaggatgacctatagtcatcatgtttcgtccgtcgtcgtgcgccgtccgccgtgcgtcgtgcgtaaacttttcacatttcaaatttattctcaagttccaccagtgcgattgagttgaaacttgccagaaCTGATCCTGAggtggtcctgaccaagtgttgttatttttcgggccgatccgaaatccaagattgccgcaatagccgccatcttgaaaacacattttaaacttcttctcaagtttcaccagtgctgttgagctgaaacttgcctgaaataatcctgagatgattccgaccaagtgttgttattttttgggccgatccgaaatccaagatggccgccatagccaccatcttgaaaaacacatttttaacttcttctctTCTCTTAAAACATATACGGAACACTTACGAAACAACTACTGAACTGATACCGGAGGTAATAGACCTGTTTTACATACTTAATGGAAAATAACTTGGATGTTTCGATTCGTCAGTGCGCTTATCTGTTAAAAAGTGGTTTTCGCTAAAATTTGAGTGCACCAAATAAATGCTTTAACAGTAATGCTACACATAATTTTACGTGTTTATGTCATTAACTTTGAGAAGCCGAATACATTTTTTCCTGTGTAACAAATACAGGTGTTTACGGATGATGTCGAGTTCTGAAGAAGAGGCTATCTGTGTTGTCCTGGACAACGGTTCCTATAGAATCAAAGCAGGATTCGCCGGGGATGATGCTCCACGGAGTGTATTTCGGACATTAGTAGGAACGTCCTTGCATGAGGTATTGAgtttgttcaatttttttttatacagatgaatttttttgtgaaattaaCTCAAAGAAAAGTTAATAAGACTAAAAACAAATACTAGATTAAATTCCTATAATCAACATCGAATCATTTTACTTGTTTGTATTCGTTTTGAACGTAGtgtaattttgagaatttgcCAGCAAGGTATTTTGCTTATACTTCCAGAAATTAAGCGATAAAGCGAATATTACTGTAGCTATGCTAAACACGTACattaattacatgtttatcgtTTTCACAGGCGAAATGTTACGTAGGTAGCCAGATCATCGAGATGATGGATGTCCTTGATATACGAAGACCGATAGAGCGAGGGATCGTTACTGACTGGGATGCGATGGAGAGAGTGTGGGATCACGTATTCTATGATCTTAGCGTGGAGTCTTCTGACATTAATGTTCTTGTAACAGAACCATCTATGAATCCAAAgtcaaacaaagaaaaaataatacaaattatgTTTGAGACATTCCAGCCGCAAGGAATGTATGTGATTTCGCCAAATGTGCTGTCACTTTTCTCTCCGGGACGCACCACTGGTCTCGTGATAGATTCAGGTTTTGAATTGACGTGTGTCGTGTGCATATATGAAGGATATAAAATAGCCCAATCCATACATAGATCCGATATCGGCGGTAATGATATCACTAACTACTTGATCGAACTTCTTAGGCAAACGAGGCTTCGCGTTTACCACAGCGGAAGAAATAGAGGAAGTCAACATGATGAAAGAACGATGTGCTTACGTTTCTACCAACCCTGAAGCGGAAAAAGGTGGACGACATTAAAAAGGACTATACTTGTTCTAATGGAACAACCGTCTGTCTTGGGGAAGAGAGATTCCAGTGTATGGAGGCCATGTTTGACCCGTCTTTGATCGGAAGTAAAGCATGCGGCATACACGAACTGATTGTGAAAAGTATCAAAGCATGTCCAGTAGATGTGGTGAGAGATTTTTACCAGAATGTTATTATCACAGGAAGCAACACGATGACATCAGGTTTTGTGTCTAGACTAGAACGAGAATTACGGGCATTATTGCCAGCAAGCAAATGCATCAAAGTCGTCGCTCCCCCTGAAAGACACTGCTCAGCCTGGATAGGTGGATCGATTTTAGGGAGTCTTTCTACGACAGGAAGAATTTGGATAACACCTGCAGACTACGACGAGTTTGGACCTAATATAGTTCACAATCCGGACTTTCCCCTGCATTAGTTATATCAGTGATTTTTTATTCAGTAACAAAGATATACAACCGACTAAACAGAATCAAAAGGACAATGATGAGACGATAATTTCCAAAACTTAAAAATGttaaacaaggcatcgcaaCACTACATTGTCTGTGGTGAAGTGAAGTTGCATGATTAGAAAGACGAGTATTACGCACCATTTTATTGATGGGGGCCTACTGAATTTTATGTTAATATAAATGGTCCTAAAgttgaattttatatttttgttgaatatGACATCTTTTCCATCGGCACACTTGATGTTTGTGAGTGTTTCATACAATTTCGACTAACGAAATAGAATACATTTTGTGCAAACGGTGGtatttttcatttgtatttaGAATCTCGTGTTTGAACAAAGGCGTGTAATTCAGTTTTCCTTATTCTTGTCAATTCCCTGAAAGACTTCTGATATGAAATTATTTCGATATTGATGAACAACAGATTGCAGAAGTTTGATGAAGAACATGTGTTGGGTGTTTATGTATGTTGTTCTTAAAGGCTAGTCAGCCAAAATAAGTCTACGTGTTTACGAGATTGAAATTAACAATTGGTATCGTTGTGTTTagattatacaatgtactattgGATTATCTGTTGTTGTAGTTTGCTCCCTTATGTATTAAACTATTTTTTCAATGTAGGTCTTTAAGTTGTCTTCATACGAATCTTTCTGAGGAAGTATAGAAATAACATGATGCCAAGAACTCATTACCAATTTGCCTTTTGGCATTGAGGAGAGCATGTTAGTGTAATGGTACCATACACCAGACGCAAGGTACAGAATCCATGTATCTCCAAATTCAGATTTGCTGTCTTTTTAAACTATATCAATTTGATGTACTCTTCGTGATGTTGCTAAAACAGTTAAAATTACGTAGAACATAAACAATTGAAGCCTCATATGATTttcttaaataattttaaaacataaatattctaGAAGCGACCTCACACAATCACCGAGCACCATTAACCCTCGAGGACCTAGCTTGGATACGAACTGTGATATTTACACAGAGATTTGATCTACATCTATATTAAAACGATACCAATAATAAGGCATGACCGAGTAAAGGATTGGTACTGATGTACATCTCATATTCAAAGCATCATTTACATTACCATACCTGGCGAAGCCGTCGCACAAATTAATCTTTGGTGtacattgtgttgtgtataaaaaacaaacttaatttacgttttttttttgttttttaatttttgaaaactGCTTAAGTTTTATCAATCGCTCATTCTTGCCCTGAtgtaattgtacaaatgacacaaAATAGCAGCTTTGAATAAGTAATTAACCAGGTCTATATCGAAAAGTAAATACAAAACTGCATCATTCATCTGTTTTGccagtcagtgatgttagaggcCAATCGTGATGATATCCAGAGGGGAATAGGGACCCGGCTGGCAACCTTCATGAAAGACTTGCGTTTAAGTAATGTGCCCAAAACGATTATCACACACAAACCTCCTTCTGACgtaatacagacaaaataataaattaagtAATGTATCCATATCACCTTTTGAACCTGTGTAATATATTAAGATACTTACAGGTGTGGATCAACGAGACCAATTTGAAGCAACCTGGAATGTCAAGTTCAGACGAAGAGGATCCCTGTGTTGTTCTTGACAACGGGTCCCACAGGATCAAGGCAGGATATGCAGGTGACGATTCTCCACGGAGTATATTTCGGACCATTGTTGGAACGCCCTTGTTTGAGGTAAATGATTTTTCAAATTGTtgatgtatttgtatgttaaatCCAATATATCAAATGCTACTAAGTGATAAGAATATGAACGAAAAACTACTGcccttttatttatttctttgtatATCTCATTTTCTCACCATAAAGCAATGCTCAATTTATGCGAGTAAATCTAAATAATGCATTCGCATTCAATCTTGCACTCCATTCGGATGCGAGGTGATTGCTGTTTTAGTCATTTGTTGAATGGATAAACAAAAAGGtaaaacaaatgatataaatacatgttaacACTACATCTCATTAACATTATGTCAGTCGTGTAACTTGCAGCTAACTATGTGTTTTAGGGGCAAACGATTGATGGCAAATCACAGCAAAAGTTTTACGTAGGTGATCAGTTGAAGATTGAAGATATGGACACCCTGGAAATTCGAAGACCAATAGAGCGAGGAATTGTAACCGACTGGGAAGCCATGGGGGCAGTATGGAATTTCGTATTCGGCGATCTCCGTGTAAATCCGTCTGACCACAATGTCCTTGTTACGGAACCACAGATGAACCCAAAATCAAACAGAGAGAAAATGGCACAAGTCATGTTTGAGAAAATCCAGCCCCGAGGAATGTATGTTATTAGCCCCAATGTACTGTCCTTGTACGCCTCTGGAAGGGGATCAGGTCTCGTGGTAGATTCAGGTTTTGAAGTGACAAGTGTCATGTGCATTTATGAAGGACGTAAAGTTGCTCAATCCATCTTTAGATCCGATATCGGCGGCAATGATATTACTAACTACCTGATCGAACTTCTGGGAAAACGAGGCTTCACGTTTACCACAGCGAAAGAAATAGAGGAGGTTAGCATTATAAAGGAACGTTGTGCTTACGTTTGTACCAACCCTGAAGCGCAAAAAGAGGACGACATATACACTTTTTCTAATGGAACAATTGTCTGTCTTGGTAACGAAAGATTCCAGTGTATGGAAGCCATGTTTGACCCGTCCCTGATCGGAAGTAAAGCATGCGGCATACACGAACTGATTGTGAAAAGCATTAAAGCATGTCCTATGCATGTGCGAGGTGATATTTGCTGCAACGTAATTGTCTCTGGAAGCAACACGATGACACCAGGTATAGCCACTAGAATAGATCAGGAATTGAGGAAGGTTTTACCAGTTAATCGTAAAATAAAAGTTATTGCACCTCCTGAAAGACGCAGCTCAACCTGGATAGGAGGATCAATTGTGTCAAGTCTGTCTTTAGCACAGAATATGTGGATAACACCAATGCATTATGACGAGTATGGACCGAATGTAGTTTATAGGCCGGAGTTTACTCGGTATGGTTGAGATCAGCGGAATACCACGATTTTTAATCTGTTAAAAGTTGATAGGCTGGAGTTTAACTGGTATGGGTAAGATCAGCGGATTACGACAAGTTTTAACATAACACAGTGTTTAGGCCGGAGTTTACCCGGTATAGTTAAGATAAGCGGATTACGACGGGTTAGACCCTAATAAGTATAGTTTATATGCCGGAGGTTACCCAGTAGGATTGGGATCAGCGGATTAGGATGGTTTTggacattatataatgtggcTCGTGGCAGACCATCACAGACCCGATAGGAAGCGTTTAATTTGTTGCTAGCGAACGATTATCCACTTTTTTCTGCAGTCTGGTAATACTGACAGGATATCCGTCATAGTTATAATAATGTTTAAGTTTTTGTTATGAATTAACAGTAAAGATTTGAAGACTAAAACAACTGTTTTTCATCCGTGACGATTGGAAGCAATTGGATCTCCTGCGAAACCAATGTTTAATTTCTTACCTATTCATACACTTATAACATCCGAATAGTCGTGTCGGTGTGATGCACATCTGGAGAGTGTCCGACTGTTTACAAGGCGAGCCTGTGAGAGGAAGTATTCGTCCGCACAATATGTTATTTGTGACATTAGATCAAAACATGTTATTACTGATCACCTTCATTATTTTTGCtagattttatattttctgtttcaaataaaattgaatgattgtacttcatttaatataaaaagTATGATTCCACGAACGTGTATggcatataaatatacagtataggatGTACATAACTTAGAATAAAATGTACAAGTTTTAGTCTACAAACTATAACAGCATGACCTACTGTGTTCTGTTTAATGTTTTGATACACATGGCCCCCGAAAAATATAAGGAAAAAAGAAACGATAATTTACATATCTTCAACCCGAAAAATGGACAGTGAAAATACTcgtctgtcattgatttatttatctatgCCTATATTCTGAATACACCGGTGAAATAGTAACAATATTATGCAGGATGTTTTTTATTCTGTACAAAATATCGCGGTAATGCATGATCATGCAGCCGATAAACACTAaccgcggccttcaccttttatacaaaatcagcacgcgtacggtcgatcaattttttttctgaactgtttattgtttcatatttttgaATCGTAGAACATTGTgagtacaatatttacatttatattaaaatgtatgtatcgctttcatagaatattatgaTGTAATTGTACGACTCCGTAGTGTAAATCGCGTGTCTGTCTGGCAAAGACAATTTACTCATGAATTTTGCTTTTATTTGTAACCGTGcagaatattttttattagATGAACGATTAATTGTTATGTACAATTAATTTCTATGTTATTGCTTATTGTTTATTTTCGACCATGTTATCAAGCACCTGTTCGGCATACAACCGATGATATTCGGGtattttgtctccgtatacaaacgGACACTGATAAGTCGAACCATTtgataagtcgaatattttgcttggtcccgtcgGTTCACTATCCGAGTATAAACAAAAAttgagtatatatgtatataccatgtaatttgtcaagtagtattgtcgaattttcgaagCAATCtaccctttatcaagacacaagtaaattacaaacgatcgCAAAGACATAGAACATGTAGATGAACAACGAAAAATATCGTTATGTTTGTGAAAACGATCCCCTCTGTCGAAAAttaatatatgcatatatatatataaatttacattctgtgttacatttgcctatatgtcgttagtattcatgagactgtaatctacaatttacagtgattcggtcagcGTAGAAATATAGCTCCAGTGTTGGAGGTTAAACAATGGAAGCCAGTTGCAAGGCCTATCATTGATCTATATAAACCAGTACCACCACAAAAATATTGCAACACAAATTATGAGAgtgaaatttaataataaaaaaccaATGTTgtcacaaaattattataagcgtTATTCTTGAGAGATCTATACGAAGCTATCAAATTGTCAAGACTCAAggtcgtcacactcacaggcGCTCGTTgtcaaattttcataaatgcTAGACgcaacattaaaagtccagcCTTTATAAAACTTCTAGAAATGTATATGACATATAAGGTAAGCCTTGTGCAAAAACCATTTGGTGTGATTGCTTttaataacgacatgagggactatattaatCCTGGAAATTTCTGCTGTTCTGGTATTTGACGTCAGTGATAGTgaaagcggcaaatttaaacgcgtctttAGCTACAGTGAATAAAataatctttatgaatgtaaatgtaAGCATTGacctgttaccaaatggtagtatgccgtcgatatgaatacaatttgggtgacaaataaatattttatgtcgccttaagggtcatctatatagcagaatagtgttgaatttcaaacacgaataaataccttaagatttgcacaaaaaatgtcatgtaatataccaaaatgtttgtttggacatgtagcttcttacaatcaccaataatatgctatagatactaccagtttcttctgtagagtaactttgtggtaagatttggcatggaataattctaagtcacgcaaatgatcaaacctgaaaaatagccatgctgttatgttcacaagtgtctatagcacagggtaggagcatttgtttgaccggattttactgtatgtacgtataaacacttattttgttttgaccttgaaatgcaaatggcagctgagaataatattacacaaatatggcttaaaggaggcatttcagttaataacaaaactcctatatcgtacttttaagacatctcatcatagtaacatgaacatttgaatgtcaatttgttaaaatggtgagtttgcagcctttttcagaaataggcatattttaccccaaactcaacagttgaacattttttcataaaagcagtcttcttgccacttcaagaatactttatattgtctaataagagcatttttgatgttttaaatacctccttatatgccatatttgtgtgctatcattcacgaccgccatttgcaattcaaggtcaaaataaaaacagcgtttatacatataataacgtcaaagctggtcaaaccaatgctcctattttgtgctttagacacttgtgagcaaaacgacatggcaagtttgtgtaatatatgggatacaaatgagttaattatgtccccctgaaacatgcatttttcttacgttttgttgaaatttacaaacagcttaacaaattacatgtcaacagcaagacccagggtttgccatgatacatactaaaagttcatcatgttacttctgtgacattgcaccataatagggatttataggcctgtaaaatatcaatgttttgactggatttgctgtttagatgccccttaacgggcgacattctatttatctgatccaaattgtattcatatcgactgtatactactatttggtaacagttcaatgcttaaatattaagtataaattgatatgtttttaGTGGACAGGTGATAAAAGAACACTAtactatatttgtatatgataataAACTTTTGCCTAACCAGGAAATAGTATTATCTGTGTTtaaaagatttgttttattatctGCAATCGTCCATTGTGACTATACCATCATTACgttaaatttcatattttactaCCACTTGCCGGATGGGGAAACTTTTTTAGATATACCAACTTAAATACAAAAACAGTGACTATTTAATGATAAAGATTCAATTGTTTTTTGTAAgtttataaaatttaattacCTCTCCTATATTACTCGCACCCAGCCCTGGAAATAGTACGAgaacaactttaaaaaaatcatcttgTTCACCCAAACACATGAAACTTCGTTACATGGGATACACaatgatacattttaaataaTACGCGGCAAGGATGCAAAATATCAACTTACATTATTAAAGACAGATTTGTAACatttttgttgtataaatatgtgatacgaatatgaaatataattacatgtctAAAACAGTGTTACCAATTTCCAACTTGTAGTATCATGGACAATAAAGACACCTTTGTAACAAATAAGTTGAAATTGGAATTGCATATATATCTGATATGCTTATAGAATATAATAATGTCAAAAGCAATTTCATCAATTTTCAACTTACATTATAATGAATAACATAGACATCTTTTTAATACGTTTCATCAATTCTCTAATTAACAGAGATATCTTTTGGAATAATCGAACATAGCATAATCATGTGAGACAAcacatttcatataaataattgaggttacaacagtaacacattgtactgtattttgtttttgatttctTTGTATCTACATACGAATAAAGAAACTCGTCCCGATATTTTCTTTGTATAACTAATATTCTTTCATGTTTGTTATTTTACTTACAGAATTTACTTACGTTTGTTCGATTGTGATGATGTCACAGTACAATATTCATTCAAAAACACCATATAAGCTCTGAAAACGTACCTTTTGAATACATTTATAACAAACCTCAATATTTCTACAGCATACCACATGAATACATTAGGTAACACCTGTTGAATAATTGAATTTCATCTGCTGGATATACGCATTAGATGGCATATAATGAATACTATACTATAATGTATAAGGACTGCAGAAACGTATGAAACAACagctaaatacatgtatatatataacacacccTGAATAGATAAATCAGTAACATATACTGACTAGATCACACCTAGTGACTAAATTGACTAgtaacacacactatacacatTAATACATACTATTAGAGATTATAATGACCTATCAGAAGTATTTAGATACTGATTTCATACTGTCTGTTCACTAACTAAAGATTACgatagattcaaaatggacgccacttattcttgtcattcttgTATAAATATTCGCGggggatttgaattcgcgttttACTCTCCTCGCAatttaacgcgaaaataaattccacgcgaaatataagtgatttacagtatttatttatacatgcaTAAtccatattttgaaatatattgttatCTATGTGAGCGTGGTGGCAAAATCAAATGCATTTCAGGCTTATTGGTCCCATAATTTACACATTTACCACTATCatgatacaatataaaatatcgTATAGACGTCTGGAACACTCCTGTATTATCTTCTACTTCTTTCGAATCGCTAGTGATATTTCTTTATATTCTATTTTAGTAACTGAAACTAATAACCAAACCACACTCCTATGCCAATCAATGTACTTACAG from Pecten maximus chromosome 11, xPecMax1.1, whole genome shotgun sequence harbors:
- the LOC117338323 gene encoding actin, cytoplasmic 2-like isoform X2; translation: MYPYHLLNLCNILRYLQVWINETNLKQPGMSSSDEEDPCVVLDNGSHRIKAGYAGDDSPRSIFRTIVGTPLFEGQTIDGKSQQKFYVGDQLKIEDMDTLEIRRPIERGIVTDWEAMGAVWNFVFGDLRVNPSDHNVLVTEPQMNPKSNREKMAQVMFEKIQPRGMYVISPNVLSLYASGRGSGLVVDSGFEVTSVMCIYEGRKVAQSIFRSDIGGNDITNYLIELLGKRGFTFTTAKEIEEVSIIKERCAYVCTNPEAQKEDDIYTFSNGTIVCLGNERFQCMEAMFDPSLIGSKACGIHELIVKSIKACPMHVRGDICCNVIVSGSNTMTPGIATRIDQELRKVLPVNRKIKVIAPPERRSSTWIGGSIVSSLSLAQNMWITPMHYDEYGPNVVYRPEFTRYG
- the LOC117338323 gene encoding actin, cytoplasmic 2-like isoform X1 codes for the protein MSMTQEEADCVVLDNGSHKIKAGYAGNDCPIHTFRTVIGTPLHKVWINETNLKQPGMSSSDEEDPCVVLDNGSHRIKAGYAGDDSPRSIFRTIVGTPLFEGQTIDGKSQQKFYVGDQLKIEDMDTLEIRRPIERGIVTDWEAMGAVWNFVFGDLRVNPSDHNVLVTEPQMNPKSNREKMAQVMFEKIQPRGMYVISPNVLSLYASGRGSGLVVDSGFEVTSVMCIYEGRKVAQSIFRSDIGGNDITNYLIELLGKRGFTFTTAKEIEEVSIIKERCAYVCTNPEAQKEDDIYTFSNGTIVCLGNERFQCMEAMFDPSLIGSKACGIHELIVKSIKACPMHVRGDICCNVIVSGSNTMTPGIATRIDQELRKVLPVNRKIKVIAPPERRSSTWIGGSIVSSLSLAQNMWITPMHYDEYGPNVVYRPEFTRYG
- the LOC117338323 gene encoding actin-85C-like isoform X6 translates to MSMTQEEADCVVLDNGSHKIKAGYAGNDCPIHTFRTVIGTPLHKVWINETNLKQPGMSSSDEEDPCVVLDNGSHRIKAGYAGDDSPRSIFRTIVGTPLFEGQTIDGKSQQKFYVGDQLKIEDMDTLEIRRPIERGIVTDWEAMGAVWNFVFGDLRVNPSDHNVLVTEPQMNPKSNREKMAQVMFEKIQPRGMYVISPNVLSLYASGRGSGLVVDSGFEVTSVMCIYEGRKVAQSIFRSDIGGNDITNYLIELLGKRGFTFTTAKEIEEVSIIKERCAYVCTNPEAQKEDDIYTFSNGTIVCLGNERFQCMEAMFDPSLIGSKACGIHELIVKSIKACPMHVRGDICCNVIVSGSNTMTPGAGVLCHRNVEFRRK
- the LOC117338323 gene encoding actin, cytoplasmic 2-like isoform X5, encoding MSSSDEEDPCVVLDNGSHRIKAGYAGDDSPRSIFRTIVGTPLFEGQTIDGKSQQKFYVGDQLKIEDMDTLEIRRPIERGIVTDWEAMGAVWNFVFGDLRVNPSDHNVLVTEPQMNPKSNREKMAQVMFEKIQPRGMYVISPNVLSLYASGRGSGLVVDSGFEVTSVMCIYEGRKVAQSIFRSDIGGNDITNYLIELLGKRGFTFTTAKEIEEVSIIKERCAYVCTNPEAQKEDDIYTFSNGTIVCLGNERFQCMEAMFDPSLIGSKACGIHELIVKSIKACPMHVRGDICCNVIVSGSNTMTPGIATRIDQELRKVLPVNRKIKVIAPPERRSSTWIGGSIVSSLSLAQNMWITPMHYDEYGPNVVYRPEFTRYG